CGCGAGTCGAACTTCGTAATTTCCCGTTTTTGGAATATTCGGCACAAATGTGACGGTTTTCACACCCGGCGAGCCACGATCGTCGTACAAATATCCAGCACCAACAAAGTGATTGCTGAACGTTGACGGCTTCCAACTGCCGATTTTTTTCGCCTGGGCATCATCGACGACGATGCCGGGGAGCGAAGCAATCGCCATCGGTTTGCGTTCGGCGGCTTTGGAGTTCCCCTTGCCCGCCAGCGCTCGCGCGGCTTTCAGTTGGTCCTGAACGGCACGGATTTTCCCTTGATGGGCATCGATCTTCGCTTGCAACTCCGCCGACACTGGCAGCGGTCGCTCGACCCATTTCGAGACATTCTCGTGAATCAGCGTGTGCGTACTTCGCATGATCCCCGCCAGAGCGTAATAATCGCGTGTGGGGATGGGGTCGAACTTATGATCGTGACAGCGTGCGCAACCGATTGTCATGCCCATGACGGCTTTGCCGATGGTGTCGATTTGCTCATCGATCACGTCCATTTCCAATGCCGTCTTGTCTTGTCGCTCGTAGTTGGTCGGCCCCAGCAGCAGGAATCCGGTGGCGATCAATCGATCGCGGCGTTCCTCGGGGGTGGCAGATGGCATCAGGTCGCCAGCGATTTGCTCGGTGAGGAACTGATCGTATGGAATATCGCGATTGAATCGATCAATGACATAATCCCGATAGCGCCAAGCGTCTTTGAGCAGCAAGGATCGCCCGCCGCCGCTTGATTCAGCGAAGCGCGCCAGATCCAGCCAATGGCGTCCCCAGCGTTCGCCGAAATGCGGGCTGGCGAGCAGCCGATCCACAACCCGTTCAAACGCATCGGGTCGGGAATCCTTCTCGAAAGCATCGATCTCTTCCGGCGTTGGGGCCATGCCAATCAGATCAAATGTCACCCGACGCAACAAAACCGCTCGATCGGCGTCGCGATTCGGCTTCAACCCCTTCGCTTCCAACTGGGCGAGAATAAAGGCATCGATCGGCGACCACCCCCAATCGGCCAATTGAGGCTTCGGTGGCGTCACCGATTTCACCGGCTGAAACGACCAGAGTTTCGACGCAGAAATCGGACCCGACGAGCCGCCAGCCGCTTTACCCGGCTTGCGTGGGTCGGGCAGCCCAATGGAAACCCATTTCTCGAAATCCTTGACCACTTCCGGGGGCAGCTTTCCCTTGGGTGGCATTTGGATTTCATCAATGGTGTAGCGAATTGCCTGAACAATCAGCGATTCGTCCGGCTTCCCGACGACGGCACTGGGGCCGGAATCGCCGCCGGTCAGGATCGCCTCGCGGCTATCCAGATACAGGCCGCCTTTTTGCTTGTTCGCGGCTTGGGAGTGGCAGGAAAGACAGTGCTGGTCCAGCACGGGCCGAATTTTCTTCTCAAAAAAAGCAATGCCTTCTGCATCTGCCGCGAAGGCAGTTGGTGGCAGCAGAAGGATGCCCATCAGAGCCGAAAATTGGGAGAGATTTCGGATCAGGTGCATGGTGGAGGCTCGCTGCAAAATGCATCAATGCCAAGGAATATCTGTTCATTAGACTTCATTCGACCGATTTTTGCCAGAGATTTTCTCGAAAACCACATCTTTGCACGGAGTCGCTCGCCGCATTCCGCAGAGTAGAACGAAGCGGGTTGTCGCCGATTCTTGGATTCGATCGTCGCAATTGCAGTCACTCGAGTTTACACTGCGAGCGCGCTCCACGCGTCAGACGTCTTTCCCGAATTTCGATCGCCTCTCCAGGAGTTCCCCGCGTGAGACATTCGCTATTGGCCACCCTCGGGTTCCTCGTATTGCTCGGCAATATCCATGCGGCTGCCCCAGAAAGCCTCATCAATCGCAAGCCGAACATTATTTTGATTATGACCGACGATCAGGGGTATGGCGATTTGGCCTGCCATGGAAACCCGATCCTGAAGACTCCCAATCTTGATCAACTCCATCGGCAGAGTGTGCGATTCACCGATTTTCATGTCAGCCCCACCTGCGCGCCAACTCGTTCGGCGTTGATGACCGGCCGACACGAATTTTTCAACGGGATCACACACACCATTTTCGAGCGGGAACGCTTGCGGTTGGACGCCACGATTTTGCCGCAAATGCTGAAACAACAAGGATATCGGACAGGCATCTTCGGGAAATGGCATCTGGGTGATGAAGATGCCTATCAGCCGCAAAAACGCGGATTCGATGAAGTCTTCATCCATGGAGCCGGCGGAATCGGTCAAACGTATGCCGGAAGTTGTGGCGATGCACCCGGAAATCGCTATTTCGATCCCGTGATTCGTAAAAATGGCCAATTTGTAAAAACGTCGGGGTATTGCACCGATGTGTTCTTCGACGAAATGATTCGCTGGGTCGATTCGCAGCGAAAACAAGGCCCATTCTTTGCGTATGTCACGCCGAATGCCCCGCATGCCCCGCTGGATTGTCCCGTCGGGTCGGATGAACCGTATCGCGGCAAGGTGCCCAATCCCGTCGCCAAATTCTACGGCATGATCGCCAACATTGACACCAACATGGGCAAACTCATGGCGAAATTGCGCGAGTGGGAGTTGGAAACCAATACGCTGTTGATCTTTATGACCGACAACGGCACCGCTACTGGATCGCAAGTATTCAACGCTGGCATGCGCGGTGCCAAAGGCACCCCCTTCACCGGCGGCACCCGTGTCCCTGCGTTTTGGCGCTGGACGGGCACCCTGCCCGCCGGCGTGGATGTCCCCGTCTTGACCTGTCACTGGGATATTCTGCCGACATTTGTCGAACTCACCGGCCATCAACCCAAACCGGAATGGAAGGCGACGTGGCAAGGTCGATCGCTGGTCCCATTATTGCAAGATCCGAAGGCGAACTGGCCGGATCGCATCTTCATTTCGCACGTGGGCCGCTGGAAGAATGGCGAAGCCGCGACTGGCCGAGACGTTCAGGCGAGCATTCGCAACGCGCGCTGGCAATTGGTGATTCAGAATCCCAAGAAAATCGAACTATTCGATCTCAAGAATGATCCGGGCGAACAACGCAACGTGATGCTGGAGCATCCCGAGGTTGCCGCCGAACTTCGCGCCGAATTCAATCGCTGGTGGGATGCCGTTCAGCCGAATCTCGTGAACGAATCGGCCAAACCGCCGGCGATCAACCCATTCAAAGAAGCGTACTGGCGTCAGTTTGGTGGGCCGGGTCCAAATCAGGTGCCACCGCCACCAGGATTGCTTCGTTGAGCGGCCGCTTGCTCTCGAATGGCTTTGAGTTTCGCCAACATGGCCTTGCGTCCCACATCGCGCAAGGTCAGTTGGTTGCGTTCGGGAATTTGTTCGAGAAATTCGGGATCGTCCGACACTTCGGTAATGCTCACTTCCCGCAGAAAATGCAGCATCGGATACGGCGAGCGATTCGTGTAGTTTTCGACCGAATCCGCTCGCGTGCCAGCAAACTGATAATCCGGGTGGAAACTCGCCACCTGAATCACCCCGGCCAATCCCTGTTGCGCGATCAGTTCATCGACAGCACCGAGAAAATCATTGTATTCCAAAAAATCCGTCAGCACATTCGGATGAATCAGGATCGACGTTTCGATCCTCTCCCGCGGCGTCTCCGTCAGCAGCGTCAACTCGGCGGCAACCGCTTGAAAGAGCGTCTCCGGATCGGTTGTCAGCGTCGTTTGGTAGCGAATCGTCTGATCCTGCACCACCTTTCGGGCGAACGGGCAGAGATTCATGCCGATGACGACTGTTTGAATCCACTGTTGCGTCTCGGCAATCGCTTGCTCGGGCGTGGGTTCCATTCGCAAACCTCCTTCCGGGTGGTTATCGGGATTCCGGAGTCGATCGATCCGCCCCGAACCAACTCAGGAAGCGATAGAACACCGGCGTGAGAATGATACCAAACAACGTCACGCCAAGCATCCCACTAAACACGGCCAACCCCAAGGAATGCCGCATTTCGGCCCCCGCACCCGTCGCAAACACCAACGGCACCACCCCGAAGATGAACGCGAACGAGGTCATCACAATCGGCCGCAATCGCAACTGCGATGCTTCGACAATCGCCTGATTGACCGGCACGCCGCGATCCTGCATCTGCTTGGCGAATTCCACAATCAGAATCGCATTTTTGCATGCCAGCCCCACCAACACCACGAAGCCAATTTGCGTGAAGATCGAGACTTCGATGCCGCCCCACTTCACGCCCAACAGCGAACTGAGCAAACACATGGGCACGACGAGAATGACCGCAAGTGGCAGCCGCCAGCTTTCGTATTGGGCCGCCAACACCAAAAACACGAACACGACCGCGAGAATGAAAAAGATCATCGCCGTATTTCCAGCCTGATTCTGGAGAAATGCCAAATCGGTCCACTCCGCCTGCATCGATCGCGGAAGTTCCGAATCGGCAATTTCCGTCAATCGAGCAATCGCTTGAGCCGAACCAACTCCGCTGGCGGGATTCGCGGTAATCGAGGTTGCCGAATAGAGATTGTAGCGCATCACCATCACCGGCCCGACGGCGTCTCGCACGCTCAAAAACGTGCCAAAACGAACCATCTGCCCTTGTTCGTTTCGCACTTGCAGTTGCAGAATATCTTCCACGCGACTGCGAAAGCGCGGATCGGCCTGCACATTCACCTGCCAAGTTCGCCCGAATTCGTTGAAATTGTTGACATAGTAAGACCCCAGATAGACCTGAAGCGTGCTAAACACTTCGCCCACCGAAACACCCAACACACGACATTTCGTGCGATCGATATCCAGATACAGCCAGGGCGTATTCGTGCCCGACGAGTTGAATAATCCGGTCAACTCGGGATCGGCCTCCGCTTTCGCCATGATGCGTTGCGTGACCGCGTCAAGTTCTTCCAACTCGGTGCCGCCACGCGCTTCGACAATCAAATTGAAACCTGCGGTGGTGCCCAAACCATCGACTGGCGGCGCACCAAAGACGGCGACCGCAGCATCGGCCACTTCCCGATTGCTTTGCTGCTGAATCAACCGCGACACGGCATCTGCACTGCGATCCGGTGAGCGCCGTTGCTCGAAATCGTCCAAAATCACGTACATCGATCCGAGATTGGGCGACTTGGCATTGAGAATCAGCGATTGGCCGGAAATTCCGAGCGTATGCTTGACTCCGGGAATCGCGCGGGTGATCCGTTCGATGGCAGCCATGGCCTGTTCGGTGCGCTCGACTGATGCCGAATCGGGCAATTCGACGTTAACAATCAGATAGCCTTTGTCTTGTTCGGGAATGAATCCGGTGGGTGTGCGTTGGAATTCCCAATAGGTCATGGCCAAGAGTCCGCCGTAGACCAACATCACCAGTGCCGTCAGTCGCACGCTAACCCGAACAACTCGGCCGTATCCCACCGTGAGCGCATCGAAAATGCGGTTGAATCCTCGAAAGATCGCCCCCAAGATGCGATTGATCCAGCGGATGGTCAGCCACCCCAACAGGCCGCCGATGAGCAGGCCCGGCAAGCCATGCCGAACGAAGCCATGCCACATTTCGCTCCCATTCCACATGCCGGTATGGTGATCGGCATCCGCCTCGCCCCAAACCTTCGGCACCAGCGACCAACTCAACCAGCAGCCCAAAATCGCCAGGCTCCACCACGGCAGTGCTTCTTTGCGATGGCCACCGTGACCGTCGCCAGTTTTGAAGATCAGCACCGCTCGCGAAGGGGTCATGGTGAGTGCGTTAATCGCCGAGATGATCGTCGACACGGAGACGGTCACCGCAAATTGGCGGAAGAACTGCCCGGTGATGCCGCCCAGGAAACAGCAGGGAATGAACACGGCACTCAGCACCAGGGTAATCGCCAACACGGGGCCGGTGATTTCTTCCATGGCTTTGATGGTCGCAGTGCGGGCGTCGAGTCCGGTGGCCATCTGCCGCTCGATATTTTCCAGCACCACAATCGCATCATCGACGACAATCCCGATCGCCAATACCAATCCAAACAGAGTGAGGTTGTTGAGCGTAAACCCCAACATGGCCATCACGGCAAAGGTTCCGATGAGCGAAACGGGCACATCGATCATCGGCAGAATCATTGCCCGCCAATCTTGCAGGAAGAACAGCACCACAATCGCCACCAGAATGACCGCATCGCGCAGGGTGTGAAAGACTTCGTTGACCGATTCTTGGATAAATGGCGTGGTATCGTAGACGATTTTGAAATCCAGCCCATCGGGAAATCGCGTGCGCAACTCCTCCATCTTGTCGTAGACGCGCTGGGCTGTTTCCAGCGCGTTGGAGCCGGGTTGCTGGTAAATCGACAGCGCCACGGACGGGGCACCGTCGAGGGTGCAGGATTGATCGTACTGCTGGGCCCCGCGCTCGACTCGAGCGACATCGCGCAAGCGGACAATTCCCGTCGATGGGGTCGCGGTCGGGTCGCCTTCGCTCATCAGGGTGGTGTCGCCGAGTGTGCCCGCCGCTGCTCCGCTGGCTGATGTCGATCCCGATGACTGCAACCCGCTGCTCGCTTCCGATTGGGCAGCCGATCCCTTGATGATAATCTCCGCAAATTCTTGCGGTTCGACCAATCGCCCCTGGGTATTGATGGTGAGTTGGAATTGCTGGCCGGTGGGCGAGGGGCGTTGCCCGATCTGGCCGGCCGCCACTTGAATGTTCTGCTGACCGATCGCGGAGACGACATCCATGGCACTCAGATTGAGCGCAGCCATTTTCTGCGGATCGAGCCACGCCCGCAAACTGTAATCGCGTTGCCCAATGTAGGAAACGCCCGCCACTCCGGGCAGTCGCCCCAATTCATCGCGCACATCGATGGTTGCATAGTTGCTCAAGAATAGATTATCGTATCGCCCATCCGGGGAGACGAGATTCACGATCATCAGCGTATTTGGCGACGACTTCTTGACGTTAATTCCTTGATTCTGCACGATCTGCGGCACCACCGGCAGTGCGAGCGCAACCCGATTCTGCACCAACACTTGGGCAAGATCCGCATCGGTTCCCAGTTTGAAGGTTACCGTCAGCGAATACGAGCCATCATTGGTGCAGCGCGAGGACATATACATCATCCCCTCAACGCCGCTGACTTGCGCTTCGATCGGGGCGGCGACGGTGTCTTGCACGGTAATCGCATTCGCACCGGGATAAACTGCCGTCACTTGCACCGTGGGCGGCGAGACATCGGGGTATTGCGCCACCGGCAGCGAGAAGACTGCCACTCCCCCTGCAAGCATAATCACCAGCGAAATCACCGTGGCGAAAATCGGGCGATCGACAAAGAAACGGGCGATCATGGCTGCGATCCTCCGGGAGTTTCCCCGTCGATGGAAGGGTTGGCAGGAGACTCCGCAGGCGGCATCGGCTGGCGATCACGATCCATCGCCAATGGCGCATCCCCACGAATGGAATGGCTCCGACGCGACTGGCGCACCAGACGAAGTTGCCGGGCCACGGCCACCCCGATGGCGGCGATGGTGGCTCCAATCGGGACGGCGACCAGCGGATATCCGGTGCCCAACTTCGACACCGCGAAACCAAATAACCCACCGCAAATGCTGCCGATGGTGTACGACAGAATGGCTTGGAATCGCGGCCAACGGAATCGAAACGGTTCGGTCAGCCGCTGAATGGCATCGTAGAACGACGGCGTGAGTAGGATTCCAAACAACGTCACGCCGAGCATGCCGCTAAAAACCGCAGTCCCCAACGAGCGACGCATTTCTGCCCCCGCCCCGGATGCGACGACGAGCGGAAATGTGCCGAAGATAAACGCGAATGAGGTCATCAGAATGGGCCGCAACCGCTGCCGAGCCGCCTCCAGCGTTGCCT
This DNA window, taken from Tuwongella immobilis, encodes the following:
- a CDS encoding DUF1553 domain-containing protein, producing the protein MHLIRNLSQFSALMGILLLPPTAFAADAEGIAFFEKKIRPVLDQHCLSCHSQAANKQKGGLYLDSREAILTGGDSGPSAVVGKPDESLIVQAIRYTIDEIQMPPKGKLPPEVVKDFEKWVSIGLPDPRKPGKAAGGSSGPISASKLWSFQPVKSVTPPKPQLADWGWSPIDAFILAQLEAKGLKPNRDADRAVLLRRVTFDLIGMAPTPEEIDAFEKDSRPDAFERVVDRLLASPHFGERWGRHWLDLARFAESSGGGRSLLLKDAWRYRDYVIDRFNRDIPYDQFLTEQIAGDLMPSATPEERRDRLIATGFLLLGPTNYERQDKTALEMDVIDEQIDTIGKAVMGMTIGCARCHDHKFDPIPTRDYYALAGIMRSTHTLIHENVSKWVERPLPVSAELQAKIDAHQGKIRAVQDQLKAARALAGKGNSKAAERKPMAIASLPGIVVDDAQAKKIGSWKPSTFSNHFVGAGYLYDDRGSPGVKTVTFVPNIPKTGNYEVRLAFVPSTNRAKKVPVRVFHADGDVTIPVDMRQTPPIEERFVSLGTFRFEAGDQWFVMLSSQDTDGHVIADAVLFIPESEQAKPTASATDKPGAGPNASVATAQASIPKLEAELKKLQADAPTVPTAMAVQELPKMQDCYICIRGNHHNRGPIVPRGFLSTISLQKQPKIPSDQSGRLALAEWLTRPEHPLTGRVMVNRIWQHLFGVGIVRTVDLFGTTGELPSHPELLDYLAKRFVDHNWSTKQMIREIVLSRTYQLDSTWTDAQKPQALAVDPENRLFGRANRRRLEAEPIRDAMLQVAGEIELTIGGPLMKKGVSERDTQFDSKRRSVYLPVLRNRMPDLYEVFDFADPNSSLGRRNVSTVATQALYFMNHPEVHQFSVAASKRLLAFPELSDLQRIDLAYRWCYSRLPRSSERELIAAFVGSANSQSEREHAWAQVFQSLFSSIDFRYIR
- a CDS encoding arylsulfatase, which codes for MRHSLLATLGFLVLLGNIHAAAPESLINRKPNIILIMTDDQGYGDLACHGNPILKTPNLDQLHRQSVRFTDFHVSPTCAPTRSALMTGRHEFFNGITHTIFERERLRLDATILPQMLKQQGYRTGIFGKWHLGDEDAYQPQKRGFDEVFIHGAGGIGQTYAGSCGDAPGNRYFDPVIRKNGQFVKTSGYCTDVFFDEMIRWVDSQRKQGPFFAYVTPNAPHAPLDCPVGSDEPYRGKVPNPVAKFYGMIANIDTNMGKLMAKLREWELETNTLLIFMTDNGTATGSQVFNAGMRGAKGTPFTGGTRVPAFWRWTGTLPAGVDVPVLTCHWDILPTFVELTGHQPKPEWKATWQGRSLVPLLQDPKANWPDRIFISHVGRWKNGEAATGRDVQASIRNARWQLVIQNPKKIELFDLKNDPGEQRNVMLEHPEVAAELRAEFNRWWDAVQPNLVNESAKPPAINPFKEAYWRQFGGPGPNQVPPPPGLLR
- a CDS encoding DUF1415 domain-containing protein yields the protein MEPTPEQAIAETQQWIQTVVIGMNLCPFARKVVQDQTIRYQTTLTTDPETLFQAVAAELTLLTETPRERIETSILIHPNVLTDFLEYNDFLGAVDELIAQQGLAGVIQVASFHPDYQFAGTRADSVENYTNRSPYPMLHFLREVSITEVSDDPEFLEQIPERNQLTLRDVGRKAMLAKLKAIREQAAAQRSNPGGGGT
- a CDS encoding efflux RND transporter permease subunit, which gives rise to MIARFFVDRPIFATVISLVIMLAGGVAVFSLPVAQYPDVSPPTVQVTAVYPGANAITVQDTVAAPIEAQVSGVEGMMYMSSRCTNDGSYSLTVTFKLGTDADLAQVLVQNRVALALPVVPQIVQNQGINVKKSSPNTLMIVNLVSPDGRYDNLFLSNYATIDVRDELGRLPGVAGVSYIGQRDYSLRAWLDPQKMAALNLSAMDVVSAIGQQNIQVAAGQIGQRPSPTGQQFQLTINTQGRLVEPQEFAEIIIKGSAAQSEASSGLQSSGSTSASGAAAGTLGDTTLMSEGDPTATPSTGIVRLRDVARVERGAQQYDQSCTLDGAPSVALSIYQQPGSNALETAQRVYDKMEELRTRFPDGLDFKIVYDTTPFIQESVNEVFHTLRDAVILVAIVVLFFLQDWRAMILPMIDVPVSLIGTFAVMAMLGFTLNNLTLFGLVLAIGIVVDDAIVVLENIERQMATGLDARTATIKAMEEITGPVLAITLVLSAVFIPCCFLGGITGQFFRQFAVTVSVSTIISAINALTMTPSRAVLIFKTGDGHGGHRKEALPWWSLAILGCWLSWSLVPKVWGEADADHHTGMWNGSEMWHGFVRHGLPGLLIGGLLGWLTIRWINRILGAIFRGFNRIFDALTVGYGRVVRVSVRLTALVMLVYGGLLAMTYWEFQRTPTGFIPEQDKGYLIVNVELPDSASVERTEQAMAAIERITRAIPGVKHTLGISGQSLILNAKSPNLGSMYVILDDFEQRRSPDRSADAVSRLIQQQSNREVADAAVAVFGAPPVDGLGTTAGFNLIVEARGGTELEELDAVTQRIMAKAEADPELTGLFNSSGTNTPWLYLDIDRTKCRVLGVSVGEVFSTLQVYLGSYYVNNFNEFGRTWQVNVQADPRFRSRVEDILQLQVRNEQGQMVRFGTFLSVRDAVGPVMVMRYNLYSATSITANPASGVGSAQAIARLTEIADSELPRSMQAEWTDLAFLQNQAGNTAMIFFILAVVFVFLVLAAQYESWRLPLAVILVVPMCLLSSLLGVKWGGIEVSIFTQIGFVVLVGLACKNAILIVEFAKQMQDRGVPVNQAIVEASQLRLRPIVMTSFAFIFGVVPLVFATGAGAEMRHSLGLAVFSGMLGVTLFGIILTPVFYRFLSWFGADRSTPESR